A genomic region of Micromonospora sp. NBC_01796 contains the following coding sequences:
- a CDS encoding amino acid transporter, producing MAGQTMEEPGAGRPVGGLRRWLLHGLQPGRASGPYTTESVEHQRPWWRVMCLTGLDYFSTLGYQPGIAALAAGVISPIATLVLVALTLFGALPVYRRVARESPHGQGSIAMLERLLPRWNGKLLVLALLGFAATDFIITITLSAADASAHIMENPYLPESLGGLQVEITLVLIALLGAVFLKGFKEAIGIAVVLVGVYLLLNLVVIVVSFGHLLANPGLVSDWRRLLFNEHPDVLGILVVALLVFPRLALGLSGFETGVAVMPLIKGHPSDIPRRPEARIRGAHRLLTTAAIIMSVFLITSSFVTTVLIPHREFEAGGEANGRALAFLAHQYVGNGFGTIYDISTVLILWFAGASAMAGLLNLVPRYLPRYGMAPDWSRAVRPLVLVFTLIAFLITVVFEADVTAQGGAYATGVLVLITSAALAVTLSSRRRRRRAATVAFALITVVLGYTTVANVIERPDGVRIASLFIAAIIATSILSRVFRATELRVTGVHLDPVAQQFLADVVERGEIHIIANEPNERDETEYREKEAEQRHDNHIPAGEPVLFLEVTVRDPSEFESELIVTGEERFGYRILRIEGASIANAIAGLLLHIRDTTGKLPHIYFAWTEGNPLMYLLRYLFFGDGEVAPLTREVLRQAEPDRRRRPLVHVG from the coding sequence GTGGCGGGTCAGACGATGGAGGAGCCGGGAGCGGGGCGGCCCGTTGGTGGGCTGCGCCGCTGGCTGCTGCACGGTCTGCAACCGGGGAGGGCCAGCGGGCCGTACACCACCGAGAGCGTCGAGCACCAACGGCCGTGGTGGCGCGTCATGTGCCTGACCGGCCTGGACTACTTCTCCACCCTCGGTTACCAGCCCGGCATCGCCGCCCTGGCCGCCGGGGTGATCTCGCCGATCGCCACCCTGGTGCTGGTGGCACTGACCCTGTTCGGCGCCCTGCCGGTCTACCGGCGGGTGGCCCGGGAGAGTCCGCACGGTCAGGGGTCGATCGCCATGCTGGAGCGCCTCCTGCCGCGCTGGAACGGCAAGCTGCTCGTCCTGGCCCTGCTCGGGTTCGCCGCCACCGATTTCATCATCACGATCACGCTCTCCGCGGCCGACGCCAGCGCGCACATCATGGAGAACCCGTACCTGCCGGAGTCGCTGGGCGGCCTGCAGGTCGAGATCACCCTGGTGCTGATCGCCCTGCTCGGGGCGGTCTTCCTCAAGGGCTTCAAGGAGGCCATCGGGATCGCGGTGGTGCTGGTCGGCGTCTACCTGCTGCTGAACCTCGTCGTGATCGTCGTGTCGTTCGGGCACCTGCTGGCCAACCCCGGTCTGGTCTCGGACTGGCGGCGGCTGCTGTTCAACGAACATCCCGACGTGCTCGGCATCCTGGTGGTCGCCCTGCTGGTCTTCCCCCGGCTGGCCCTCGGCCTGTCCGGCTTCGAGACCGGGGTGGCCGTCATGCCGTTGATCAAGGGACACCCCAGCGACATCCCGCGCCGGCCGGAGGCGCGGATCCGGGGCGCACACCGGCTGCTCACCACCGCCGCGATCATCATGAGCGTCTTTCTCATCACCAGCAGCTTCGTCACCACCGTGCTCATCCCGCACCGGGAGTTCGAAGCCGGCGGTGAGGCCAACGGGCGGGCGCTGGCCTTCCTCGCCCACCAGTACGTCGGCAACGGGTTCGGCACCATCTACGACATCAGCACGGTGCTGATCCTCTGGTTCGCCGGCGCGTCGGCCATGGCCGGGCTGCTCAACCTCGTACCCCGGTATCTGCCCCGGTACGGCATGGCGCCCGACTGGAGCCGCGCGGTACGCCCGCTGGTGCTGGTCTTCACCCTGATCGCGTTCCTGATCACGGTGGTCTTCGAGGCCGACGTCACCGCCCAGGGCGGCGCGTACGCGACCGGGGTCCTGGTGCTGATCACCTCGGCCGCGCTCGCCGTCACCCTGTCCTCGCGCCGTCGCCGCCGCCGTGCGGCGACCGTGGCGTTCGCGCTGATCACGGTGGTGCTCGGCTACACCACGGTCGCGAACGTGATCGAACGTCCCGACGGTGTTCGGATCGCCTCGCTGTTCATCGCCGCGATCATCGCCACCTCCATCCTGTCCCGGGTGTTCCGGGCGACCGAGTTGCGGGTCACCGGTGTGCACCTGGACCCGGTGGCGCAACAGTTCCTCGCCGACGTGGTCGAGCGTGGGGAGATCCACATCATCGCGAACGAGCCGAACGAGCGCGACGAGACCGAGTACCGGGAGAAGGAGGCCGAGCAGCGTCACGACAACCACATCCCGGCCGGCGAGCCGGTCCTCTTCCTCGAGGTGACCGTCCGCGACCCGTCCGAGTTCGAATCGGAACTGATCGTCACCGGCGAGGAGCGGTTCGGGTACCGGATCCTTCGGATCGAGGGCGCCAGCATCGCCAACGCCATCGCCGGCCTTCTGCTGCACATCCGGGACACGACCGGGAAGCTGCCGCACATCTACTTTGCCTGGACCGAGGGAAACCCGCTGATGTACCTGCTCCGGTACCTCTTCTTCGGTGACGGCGAGGTTGCCCCGCTGACCCGTGAGGTGCTCCGTCAGGCCGAACCGGACCGGCGTCGCCGCCCCCTGGTCCACGTCGGCTGA
- a CDS encoding sialidase family protein yields MPDLDFTGLSEAARAAFRPQFAEVVRRAARRRRTVRLAGATLSAAAVTLAGFATVGLPGPDRTWIGGSALEPPRTPDFVPTPGGTPAPGEVRSNAGPVVVGDLDHLYVRWQDCRSADDCALMVAATEDGGTTWRSHPLPVGRNAMVDLRAVAPRVLVAWAQDDQGNEGSPGQTWHASTDAGATWHDVSPATVDVFPPGWRVLDDFEFLHGGVTAVDPVTGAVASLPSSPLEMSRAVSGLPPEAGLWVSGYVDTVTTQTTDNTGGVGYGRTTGTGSAVAVSRDGGRTWERQVFPEELVASSEGDLAAAAIATEDGQTVYAVGRVAGMLGVYRSVDGGRHWQRTAARQEVGDLTIRAALGPGGRLVIQAGPEGDQPPLLFESVDGGATVRPIPAGPGASAVLVPGGYAQPGWPWSSGAWLSPDGMQWSYVDPPEVP; encoded by the coding sequence ATGCCTGACCTGGACTTCACCGGTCTCTCCGAGGCCGCCCGAGCAGCATTCCGGCCACAGTTCGCCGAGGTGGTACGGCGAGCGGCCCGGCGGCGGCGAACCGTACGCCTGGCGGGTGCCACGCTGAGCGCCGCGGCCGTCACGCTGGCCGGCTTCGCCACGGTCGGGCTGCCCGGCCCGGACCGTACGTGGATCGGCGGGTCGGCCCTCGAACCACCCCGGACTCCCGACTTCGTCCCCACCCCCGGCGGCACACCCGCTCCCGGGGAGGTCCGGTCGAATGCCGGGCCGGTGGTGGTCGGCGACCTCGACCACCTCTACGTACGTTGGCAGGACTGCCGGTCGGCCGACGACTGCGCGCTGATGGTCGCGGCCACCGAGGACGGCGGCACGACCTGGCGCAGCCATCCGCTGCCGGTCGGGCGCAACGCGATGGTGGACCTGCGCGCGGTCGCACCGCGCGTCCTGGTCGCCTGGGCGCAGGACGATCAGGGCAACGAGGGGTCACCCGGCCAGACCTGGCACGCGAGCACCGACGCAGGCGCGACCTGGCACGACGTGTCCCCGGCAACGGTGGACGTGTTCCCGCCGGGTTGGCGCGTACTGGACGACTTCGAGTTCCTGCACGGCGGGGTCACCGCGGTGGACCCGGTCACCGGTGCCGTCGCGTCCCTGCCCAGCAGCCCGCTGGAGATGTCCAGGGCGGTGAGCGGGTTGCCGCCCGAGGCCGGACTGTGGGTGAGCGGCTACGTCGACACGGTGACGACCCAGACGACCGACAACACCGGCGGCGTGGGGTACGGCCGGACCACCGGCACCGGCAGCGCGGTGGCGGTCAGCCGGGACGGTGGACGCACCTGGGAGCGGCAGGTCTTCCCGGAGGAACTGGTCGCCAGCTCCGAGGGCGACCTCGCGGCGGCAGCGATCGCCACCGAGGACGGCCAGACCGTGTACGCGGTCGGCCGGGTAGCCGGGATGCTGGGCGTCTACCGCAGCGTCGACGGCGGACGGCACTGGCAGCGGACCGCCGCCCGGCAGGAGGTGGGCGACCTGACCATCCGGGCCGCGCTCGGGCCGGGTGGTCGGCTGGTGATCCAGGCCGGACCGGAGGGCGACCAACCCCCGCTGTTGTTCGAGAGCGTCGACGGCGGCGCGACCGTCCGGCCGATCCCGGCCGGACCGGGCGCGTCCGCCGTCCTGGTCCCCGGCGGATACGCCCAGCCCGGCTGGCCCTGGTCGAGCGGGGCGTGGCTGTCCCCGGACGGCATGCAGTGGAGCTACGTCGACCCACCGGAGGTGCCCTGA
- a CDS encoding SigE family RNA polymerase sigma factor: MDEREQVREVYAASAGRLVAQLFGMTGDFAEAQDVVQEAFVRALARPNRLLKVDNPEAWLRTVAMNLARSRHRRRALFDRLVRTGRVTQPDRSTPGMSADHVALVAALQRLPPDIRKTVVLYHIADLPVADVAEAMSCSVEAVKTRLVRGRRALAGHLGDQPTGPTPEPDPPLPAQPLQPATTRIGKSENRHA; this comes from the coding sequence GTGGACGAACGAGAACAGGTACGTGAGGTGTACGCCGCCTCGGCCGGACGGCTGGTGGCCCAGCTCTTCGGCATGACCGGCGACTTCGCCGAGGCGCAGGACGTGGTCCAGGAGGCATTCGTCCGGGCACTGGCCCGGCCGAACCGGCTGTTGAAGGTCGACAACCCGGAGGCGTGGCTGCGCACGGTGGCGATGAACCTGGCCCGCTCCCGCCACCGGCGCCGGGCGCTGTTCGACCGGTTGGTCCGCACCGGCCGGGTGACCCAGCCCGACCGGTCCACACCCGGCATGTCCGCCGACCACGTGGCGCTGGTCGCCGCACTGCAACGGCTGCCACCGGACATCCGCAAGACCGTGGTGCTGTACCACATCGCCGACCTGCCGGTGGCCGACGTGGCCGAGGCGATGAGCTGCTCGGTCGAGGCGGTGAAGACCCGCCTGGTACGCGGCCGGCGCGCGCTCGCCGGCCACCTCGGCGACCAGCCGACCGGGCCGACTCCCGAGCCGGACCCACCGTTGCCCGCCCAGCCGCTGCAACCCGCTACCACCCGGATCGGGAAATCGGAGAATCGTCATGCCTGA
- a CDS encoding YkvA family protein has protein sequence MDSWAVVALVVVAAATLVVAIVLVVRLLRMRALIRSSRMPLPGKFAFWAAVVYSISPVDVLPDPIYLDDIGILLGAITYLGHLARRHGIIGGRSTAGQLEQPAVKKVGTKP, from the coding sequence GTGGATTCGTGGGCTGTTGTGGCGCTGGTGGTGGTGGCCGCCGCGACACTCGTTGTCGCGATCGTGCTCGTCGTCAGGCTGCTCAGGATGAGGGCGTTGATCCGGAGCAGCCGGATGCCACTACCGGGCAAGTTCGCCTTCTGGGCGGCGGTGGTTTACAGCATCTCGCCGGTGGACGTCCTGCCCGATCCGATCTACCTGGACGACATCGGGATCCTGCTCGGCGCGATCACCTATCTCGGGCATCTCGCCAGACGGCACGGCATCATCGGAGGTCGGTCCACCGCAGGCCAGCTCGAGCAGCCGGCGGTCAAGAAGGTCGGGACGAAACCCTAG
- a CDS encoding DEAD/DEAH box helicase, which yields MAARRPSKTLDSVPSSFAELGVPAPLVAALDQVGITSPFPIQTATLPDALSGRDVLGRGRTGSGKTYAFAIPLLARLTASRPTRRPGRPRSLILAPTRELATQIEATIAPLAAALSLRTMTVFGGVGARPQVNALRAGVDIVIACPGRLADHVSTGEAVLDAVEITVLDEADHMADLGFLPVVKRLLDRTPAASQRLLFSATLDAGVDVLVRRYLTNPVTHSVDSATSPVAAMTHHVLRVRHDDRLPVLIDLAAAPGRTLVFTRTKRGAKKLTSQLVASGVSAVELHGNLAQNVRTRNLAAFSTGDARTLVATDIAARGIHVDDVTLVIHADPPAEHKAYLHRSGRTARAGASGTVVTLMTEDQVADVRDLTRQAGINPTITPLRPGHALLAELAPGERLFTAPPAQRPASSGSSTRSTSASGGTGRGGSAPGGGARGGSGGGGSARGGAGGGAARGGAGGGGSARGGSAGGGAARGGSARGGSKRGGSSRNGTEQHESTRDTANHAASAPAGSAAAFSAGSRVGSRGRR from the coding sequence ATGGCGGCACGCCGCCCCAGTAAGACGCTCGATTCCGTACCCAGCTCCTTCGCCGAACTCGGCGTGCCCGCCCCGCTCGTCGCCGCGCTCGATCAGGTGGGCATCACCAGCCCGTTCCCGATCCAGACCGCGACCCTGCCGGACGCGCTGTCCGGGCGCGACGTGCTCGGCCGAGGCAGGACCGGGTCCGGCAAGACGTACGCCTTCGCCATCCCGCTGCTCGCCCGGCTGACCGCCAGCCGCCCGACCCGGCGGCCCGGTCGTCCGCGATCGCTGATTCTGGCGCCGACCCGTGAGCTGGCCACCCAGATCGAGGCGACGATCGCCCCGCTGGCCGCCGCCCTGTCGCTGCGCACGATGACCGTTTTCGGTGGGGTCGGCGCACGGCCCCAGGTGAACGCCCTGCGCGCCGGGGTCGACATCGTGATCGCCTGCCCCGGCCGGCTGGCCGACCACGTGTCGACCGGCGAGGCGGTTCTCGACGCGGTCGAGATCACCGTCCTGGACGAGGCCGACCACATGGCCGATCTCGGCTTCCTGCCGGTGGTGAAGCGGCTGCTCGACCGTACGCCGGCCGCGTCCCAGCGGCTGCTGTTCTCGGCGACCCTGGACGCCGGGGTCGACGTGCTGGTCCGGCGGTACCTGACCAACCCGGTCACGCACAGCGTCGACTCCGCGACGTCCCCGGTCGCCGCGATGACCCACCACGTGCTCCGGGTACGCCATGACGACCGGTTGCCGGTCCTGATCGACCTGGCCGCCGCACCCGGTCGGACGCTCGTGTTCACCCGTACCAAGCGGGGGGCGAAGAAGCTGACCAGCCAGTTGGTCGCCTCGGGCGTGTCGGCCGTGGAGTTGCACGGCAACCTGGCGCAGAACGTCCGTACGCGCAATCTGGCGGCGTTCTCCACCGGCGACGCCCGTACGCTGGTCGCCACCGACATCGCCGCCCGCGGCATCCACGTCGACGACGTGACCCTGGTGATCCACGCCGACCCGCCGGCCGAGCACAAGGCCTACCTGCACCGCTCGGGGCGGACCGCCCGGGCCGGAGCCAGCGGCACGGTGGTCACCCTGATGACCGAGGACCAGGTCGCCGACGTCCGTGACCTCACCCGTCAGGCCGGCATCAACCCGACGATCACCCCGCTGCGGCCCGGTCACGCGTTGCTCGCCGAACTCGCCCCGGGTGAGCGGCTGTTCACCGCGCCGCCAGCGCAGCGCCCGGCGTCGTCCGGGTCCTCGACCCGCAGCACCTCCGCCTCCGGCGGTACGGGTCGCGGCGGGTCGGCCCCCGGTGGCGGAGCCCGTGGCGGCTCTGGCGGCGGTGGATCGGCCCGTGGTGGCGCTGGGGGTGGGGCGGCCCGTGGTGGCGCCGGCGGTGGGGGATCAGCCCGTGGGGGCTCTGCCGGTGGCGGGGCGGCCCGTGGTGGTTCGGCGCGCGGGGGCTCGAAGCGCGGTGGATCTTCTCGTAACGGGACAGAACAGCACGAATCCACCCGAGATACTGCAAATCACGCTGCCTCGGCCCCGGCGGGCAGTGCGGCGGCGTTCTCCGCCGGCAGCCGGGTGGGTAGCCGCGGCCGGCGCTGA